Proteins from a single region of Pseudodesulfovibrio portus:
- a CDS encoding glycosyltransferase family 9 protein: MNVLIINLTRFGDLIQTQPVISGFKSRGDRVGLVCLENFASAATLLEGVDRVFPFPGAGLLSALDEDWRLAVRDAVQFKASVLAGFAPDTTVNLTPSVASRMLAYDLTPPEDVTVGFSVDELGFNADTSSWAAFLQMAGANRGASPFNVCDIFRRTAGLDREGNSLQLAAPGGEALEAADSLLSTVRGDGCVALQMGASEDRRRWPVDHFVSVARMLREREGLVPVLLGTKAEAPLGERFAAAVDFPLVNLIGRTSLTGLAGVLVRCRALVTNDTGTMHLAAGLGVPTCAVFLATAQPWDTGPYRAGNICLEPDMACHPCEFGKVCPNGEACRNSVTPEAMTAYVTALLSGGQPDPVAGTRAWRTLTGEDGFMTLAPLSGHDGTDRAAWINVQRVHFRRFLDGGAMGEPTGLGRNMGRDVREDISKTLTSAHDMLFLLIQQGVLLTKNPRPAAKTKFLASWQRLQTILEANQHLNILGLLWMFESQRHGDDLRSLLVLAERYRELFAVLRGELV, encoded by the coding sequence GTGAACGTTCTGATCATCAACCTGACCCGTTTCGGCGACCTGATCCAGACGCAGCCCGTCATTTCCGGCTTCAAGAGCCGGGGCGACCGGGTTGGCCTGGTTTGTCTGGAGAATTTCGCCTCCGCCGCCACCCTCCTCGAGGGGGTGGACAGGGTGTTTCCCTTTCCCGGCGCAGGGCTGCTCTCGGCCCTGGACGAGGATTGGCGGCTTGCCGTGCGCGATGCGGTGCAGTTCAAGGCGTCCGTCCTGGCCGGTTTCGCGCCGGATACGACCGTCAACCTGACGCCGTCCGTGGCCTCGCGGATGCTGGCCTATGACCTGACCCCGCCGGAGGACGTGACCGTGGGCTTTTCCGTGGACGAACTGGGCTTCAACGCCGACACCTCGTCCTGGGCCGCTTTTCTGCAGATGGCCGGGGCCAACCGGGGGGCGAGCCCGTTCAACGTCTGCGACATCTTTCGGCGCACCGCCGGGCTGGACCGGGAGGGCAACTCCCTGCAACTGGCCGCGCCGGGCGGTGAAGCGCTTGAAGCCGCCGATTCGCTGCTTTCCACGGTTCGTGGTGACGGCTGCGTGGCCCTGCAGATGGGCGCCAGCGAGGACCGGCGGCGCTGGCCCGTGGATCACTTCGTGTCCGTGGCCCGCATGCTGCGTGAGCGGGAAGGGCTTGTCCCCGTCCTGCTCGGCACCAAGGCGGAGGCACCCCTTGGCGAGCGGTTTGCGGCGGCGGTGGATTTCCCCCTGGTCAATCTCATCGGTCGGACCTCCCTGACCGGTCTGGCGGGCGTGCTCGTCCGCTGCCGGGCGCTCGTCACCAACGACACGGGCACCATGCATCTGGCCGCCGGGCTGGGCGTGCCGACCTGCGCGGTCTTCCTGGCCACGGCACAGCCGTGGGACACCGGGCCGTACCGGGCGGGCAACATCTGTCTGGAACCGGACATGGCCTGCCACCCCTGCGAGTTCGGCAAGGTGTGCCCGAACGGCGAGGCGTGCCGAAACTCCGTGACGCCGGAGGCCATGACCGCGTACGTGACCGCTTTGCTCTCGGGCGGACAGCCCGACCCCGTTGCCGGGACCCGGGCGTGGCGCACCCTGACCGGGGAGGACGGATTCATGACCCTTGCTCCCCTGTCCGGTCACGACGGAACGGACAGGGCCGCCTGGATCAATGTGCAGCGGGTCCATTTCAGGCGTTTTCTCGACGGAGGCGCCATGGGCGAGCCCACCGGCCTGGGCCGGAACATGGGCAGGGACGTCCGCGAGGACATATCCAAAACTTTGACGAGCGCCCATGACATGCTTTTCCTGCTCATCCAGCAGGGGGTGTTGCTGACCAAGAATCCGCGCCCTGCGGCAAAGACCAAGTTCCTGGCCTCCTGGCAGCGACTGCAGACCATCCTTGAGGCCAATCAACACTTGAATATTCTTGGTTTATTGTGGATGTTCGAGAGCCAGCGCCACGGCGACGACCTCCGGTCTCTCCTGGTCCTGGCCGAGCGTTACAGGGAACTCTTTGCCGTGCTTCGCGGCGAACTCGTCTAG
- a CDS encoding putative nucleotidyltransferase substrate binding domain-containing protein: protein MGSSHETEPPVNGEFGLPYGLDGELLTMAREGKLAGIRRTRLDLVQDWLDQELSAEEICKRLTRFNRDVIMAVLEAHAEEYPWLERCTFLEFGSGGREEQVIGSDQDNGLLMEVDPDELELDDCTQSIVIALDGAGLALCEGGVMVSNEEWRGDFDSWLNRLTSWLSNPAEKGPWQSGLILDFKAVFGSEEPVRLLRDRLWEYVRTKPIAVSLLIRELTDYRLPLTFYGAFVTEKDGPWQGYLNIKNSVLAHLTNSARILALKYNLSEANTCERIRGLANDGHVSQKHGEQLLDAWEYLQRKRLMIGLDCDCEGAPPHNYVNPIALKPEERKRLKTAIQAVEKLVRLVQAGIGL, encoded by the coding sequence TTGGGCAGCAGCCATGAAACCGAGCCGCCGGTAAACGGCGAATTCGGCCTCCCGTACGGTCTGGACGGCGAATTGCTGACCATGGCCCGCGAGGGCAAACTGGCCGGTATCCGCCGGACCCGGTTGGACCTGGTCCAGGATTGGCTCGACCAGGAGCTCTCCGCCGAGGAGATTTGCAAGCGGCTGACGCGGTTCAACCGCGACGTGATCATGGCCGTGCTCGAGGCCCATGCCGAGGAGTATCCGTGGCTTGAGCGCTGCACCTTCCTGGAGTTCGGTTCCGGCGGGCGCGAGGAGCAGGTCATCGGTTCGGACCAGGACAACGGGCTGCTCATGGAAGTCGACCCCGACGAGTTGGAGCTGGACGACTGCACCCAGTCCATCGTCATCGCCCTGGACGGCGCTGGGCTTGCCCTGTGCGAGGGCGGGGTCATGGTCAGCAACGAGGAGTGGCGGGGCGATTTCGATTCCTGGCTCAACCGGCTGACGAGCTGGCTCTCCAACCCGGCGGAGAAGGGCCCATGGCAATCGGGCCTCATCCTCGATTTCAAGGCGGTGTTCGGCAGCGAGGAGCCGGTCCGGCTTTTGCGCGACCGGTTGTGGGAATACGTCCGCACCAAACCCATCGCCGTGTCCCTGCTTATCCGGGAACTGACCGACTATCGCCTGCCCCTGACGTTTTACGGCGCGTTCGTCACCGAAAAGGACGGGCCGTGGCAGGGGTATCTCAATATAAAGAACAGCGTGCTGGCCCACCTGACCAACAGCGCGCGCATCCTGGCGCTCAAATACAATCTGTCCGAGGCCAACACCTGCGAGCGCATTCGCGGCCTGGCAAACGACGGGCACGTGTCGCAGAAGCACGGTGAACAGTTGCTGGACGCCTGGGAATATCTCCAGCGCAAACGTCTCATGATCGGCCTGGACTGCGACTGCGAGGGAGCGCCGCCGCACAATTACGTCAATCCCATTGCCCTGAAGCCGGAAGAAAGAAAGCGGCTCAAGACGGCCATCCAGGCGGTCGAGAAGCTGGTCCGGCTCGTTCAGGCCGGGATCGGGCTCTGA
- a CDS encoding L-lactate MFS transporter, producing MTNEKTMNRWLVVPGAILIQLCLGAIYAWSVFTPALKDAGWTKMETQIVFAVGLAVFAVVMVWAGKKLGSWGPRKLTIASGLVLGAGYALAGLTGGTNFWSLLLLIGVVGGAGIGIGYVVPIAVGMRWFPDKKGLITGLAVAGFGFGAMGWVKLAGSWGHLIADLGLSTTFIIYGIAFAALVVTGGFFMVFPPEGWLPEGYTPPVAGTAGSDEAVGVSGVGILRTYQFKLIFLTFVFSAGAGLMSIGLMKLYPMEALQGAGYSAAEASAISGTAMAVFFSLANGVGRIAWGMMSDLMGRKASIIIMTATQGLCVIAFPTMAQSELVLYVGAAFIGFNFGGNFALFPTMTADIFGAKNVGQNYPFVFLAYGAGGIGGPILGGFLGDMGNFPMAFTTCGVLCLVGAVLTWHCNALNAQEHELTGIKAISKRLSPPSSGAVDK from the coding sequence ATGACGAACGAAAAAACAATGAACCGCTGGCTGGTGGTCCCGGGGGCGATCCTCATCCAGCTCTGCCTTGGCGCGATCTATGCGTGGAGCGTTTTCACCCCGGCCCTCAAGGATGCGGGCTGGACCAAGATGGAAACGCAGATAGTGTTCGCCGTGGGCCTGGCCGTATTCGCCGTGGTCATGGTCTGGGCCGGGAAAAAGCTGGGGAGCTGGGGGCCGCGAAAGCTGACCATCGCAAGCGGCCTGGTCCTCGGCGCTGGGTACGCCCTGGCCGGACTGACGGGGGGAACGAATTTCTGGTCCCTGCTCCTCCTGATCGGCGTGGTCGGCGGCGCGGGCATCGGCATCGGCTACGTGGTGCCCATCGCCGTGGGCATGCGATGGTTCCCGGACAAGAAGGGGCTGATCACCGGCCTGGCCGTGGCCGGATTCGGCTTCGGCGCCATGGGCTGGGTCAAGCTGGCCGGTTCCTGGGGCCACCTCATCGCCGACCTCGGATTGTCCACCACCTTCATCATCTACGGCATCGCCTTCGCCGCCCTGGTCGTCACCGGCGGCTTTTTCATGGTCTTCCCGCCCGAAGGCTGGCTGCCGGAAGGATACACCCCACCCGTCGCCGGGACCGCAGGCAGCGACGAGGCCGTGGGCGTTTCGGGCGTCGGGATACTCCGGACCTACCAGTTCAAGCTCATCTTCCTGACCTTCGTGTTCAGCGCGGGCGCGGGGCTCATGTCCATCGGCCTGATGAAGCTCTACCCCATGGAAGCGCTCCAGGGAGCGGGATACTCCGCCGCCGAGGCCAGCGCCATCTCCGGCACGGCCATGGCCGTATTCTTCAGCCTGGCCAACGGCGTGGGCCGCATCGCCTGGGGCATGATGTCCGACCTCATGGGGCGCAAGGCATCCATCATCATCATGACCGCCACACAGGGGCTCTGCGTCATCGCCTTCCCGACCATGGCCCAGAGCGAACTCGTCCTCTACGTGGGCGCGGCCTTCATCGGCTTCAACTTCGGCGGCAACTTCGCCCTGTTCCCGACCATGACCGCCGACATCTTCGGCGCGAAAAACGTGGGGCAGAACTATCCATTCGTCTTCCTGGCCTACGGCGCGGGCGGCATCGGCGGCCCCATCCTCGGCGGCTTCCTGGGCGACATGGGCAACTTCCCCATGGCCTTTACCACCTGCGGCGTACTCTGCCTGGTGGGCGCGGTCCTGACCTGGCACTGCAACGCGCTGAACGCGCAGGAGCACGAGCTCACGGGGATCAAGGCCATCTCCAAACGACTGTCTCCACCGTCTTCGGGGGCGGTCGACAAATAG
- a CDS encoding PilZ domain-containing protein, with product MNIDSILDAMGQQAAQWLQQAFPNMPPQVLHFAGGALLGVLALILFLAGIRLLRKPKTRNTSSTRTDIPRTLQSRGMSVDLLTGPENDRLAARFVITNVKAGRIKCEIIERLDVIRTDKGKDVACVFAPLKTRDGKINTFTATMIETDRDGRNPDRIILSTPIDYALITRRKHVRKRVADQQFIRVKLWIENPTSRDISFEDAAPQIGVNAFTLDGPDQGANGVINISGGGIGLSVLNRLLPETCAPGEQVVLNLFMFNFREKTFKPYWYAGVVRSMEEGRPGFTRMGIEFTDVGQADRTSGRLSWIEL from the coding sequence ATGAACATAGATTCCATCCTCGACGCCATGGGGCAGCAGGCCGCCCAATGGCTGCAGCAGGCCTTCCCGAACATGCCCCCGCAGGTCCTGCACTTCGCGGGAGGAGCACTGCTCGGCGTGCTCGCCCTGATCCTGTTCCTCGCGGGCATCCGTTTGTTGCGCAAGCCCAAGACCAGAAACACCTCCTCAACGCGCACGGACATCCCGCGCACCCTGCAGAGCCGGGGCATGTCCGTGGACCTGCTCACCGGACCGGAAAACGACCGGTTGGCGGCACGGTTCGTCATCACCAACGTCAAGGCGGGCCGGATCAAATGCGAGATCATCGAACGGCTGGACGTCATCAGGACGGACAAAGGCAAGGACGTGGCCTGCGTATTCGCACCGCTCAAGACCCGCGACGGCAAGATCAACACCTTCACCGCCACCATGATCGAGACCGACCGCGACGGCCGAAACCCGGACAGGATCATCCTGTCCACGCCCATCGACTACGCGCTGATCACCCGGCGCAAGCACGTGCGCAAGCGGGTGGCGGACCAACAGTTCATCCGGGTTAAGCTGTGGATCGAGAACCCGACGTCCCGCGACATTTCCTTTGAGGACGCGGCCCCGCAGATCGGGGTCAACGCCTTCACCCTGGACGGGCCGGACCAGGGCGCCAACGGCGTCATCAACATCTCCGGCGGCGGCATCGGGCTGTCCGTGCTCAACCGGCTCCTGCCCGAGACCTGCGCCCCGGGCGAGCAGGTGGTCCTCAACCTGTTCATGTTCAATTTCAGGGAAAAGACCTTCAAGCCCTATTGGTACGCCGGCGTGGTCCGCTCCATGGAGGAAGGACGCCCCGGCTTCACCAGGATGGGCATCGAGTTCACCGACGTGGGCCAGGCCGACCGGACATCCGGACGCCTGAGTTGGATCGAACTGTAG
- a CDS encoding glycosyltransferase: MCSLFPETKGAPVNIAFVNSTRKWGGVKTWTVDYAVELSARGHGVHVYGRQPEFVDKLNGLGVHAETVNFGFDYNPLTIGRFVGAFRRGLIDLVVCNITKDMNTAGVAARMLGIPVIQRVGLPGDMLDHPRLAFLLKVVRPWMLCPSRDVAEGVFRNLPHVPRDRVKVIQNAKRPVDSVRPVVPGPLRLVSTSQVNEDKGHRFVLDALETFPPGTFRYNVVGTGRAFEELRERYRPLEERGDLVWHGFSTDVPAHLGSADVFLLPSLSEGMPNALLEAMAAGLVPVSRDVGGVREIWPDSLADYLMPKDAGSREFRDALARLAAMDAAQLDDLKARSLDACRTGFNLLERVDDFEHWVRSVILA; this comes from the coding sequence ATGTGCAGTCTTTTTCCCGAAACCAAAGGCGCGCCCGTGAACATCGCATTCGTCAATTCAACCCGCAAATGGGGCGGGGTCAAGACCTGGACCGTGGACTACGCGGTCGAGTTGTCCGCGCGCGGCCACGGGGTGCACGTCTATGGCCGCCAGCCGGAGTTCGTGGACAAGCTCAACGGGCTGGGGGTTCACGCGGAAACGGTGAATTTCGGTTTCGACTACAACCCGCTGACCATCGGCCGGTTCGTGGGCGCGTTCCGACGCGGCCTCATCGACCTGGTGGTCTGCAACATCACCAAGGACATGAACACGGCTGGCGTGGCCGCGAGGATGCTCGGCATTCCCGTCATCCAGCGGGTGGGGCTGCCCGGCGACATGCTCGACCATCCCCGCCTTGCCTTCCTGCTCAAGGTCGTGCGTCCGTGGATGCTCTGCCCCAGCCGGGACGTGGCCGAGGGCGTGTTCCGCAACCTGCCCCATGTCCCCCGCGACCGGGTGAAGGTCATTCAAAACGCCAAGCGGCCCGTGGATTCCGTCCGTCCTGTCGTGCCTGGTCCGCTCAGGCTCGTTTCCACCAGCCAGGTCAACGAGGACAAGGGGCACCGGTTCGTGCTCGATGCCCTCGAAACGTTCCCTCCCGGGACCTTCCGCTATAACGTGGTAGGCACGGGCAGGGCGTTTGAGGAATTGCGTGAGCGGTATCGTCCCCTGGAAGAGCGGGGCGACCTCGTCTGGCACGGGTTCTCCACCGACGTGCCCGCGCATCTGGGCTCGGCCGACGTGTTCCTGCTGCCTTCCCTGAGCGAGGGGATGCCCAACGCCTTGCTGGAGGCCATGGCCGCCGGACTCGTTCCCGTGTCTCGGGACGTGGGCGGGGTTCGTGAGATCTGGCCCGATTCCCTGGCCGATTACCTCATGCCCAAGGATGCGGGAAGCCGGGAGTTCCGGGACGCGCTGGCCCGGCTGGCGGCCATGGATGCCGCGCAGCTCGACGACCTCAAGGCGCGCAGCCTCGACGCCTGCCGCACCGGGTTCAATCTTCTTGAGCGGGTGGACGATTTCGAGCACTGGGTGCGCTCGGTCATTCTGGCCTGA
- a CDS encoding DUF485 domain-containing protein, with protein MDQIERIRKRQLAFALRVGIPYFAFVIGIFLLVYLASATVSAISIMGFPLHYWLVAIAIYPITWALFIWYVGKANAMEDEIAETVGGE; from the coding sequence ATGGACCAAATCGAACGAATCAGAAAACGACAACTGGCCTTTGCCCTGCGCGTCGGCATTCCTTACTTCGCCTTCGTCATCGGCATCTTTCTGCTGGTTTACCTGGCAAGCGCAACGGTGAGCGCCATCTCGATCATGGGATTCCCGCTCCACTACTGGCTGGTGGCCATCGCCATCTATCCCATTACCTGGGCACTCTTCATCTGGTACGTGGGCAAGGCCAACGCCATGGAAGATGAAATAGCCGAAACGGTCGGAGGGGAATAA
- a CDS encoding sodium/solute symporter, which yields MEAGYQIPVTALFLIGCMLAFTVVTTFMFRRQKTSADYYLAGRKVNSFINASAISSDYLSAASFLGVAGVAFLFGFDGIIYALGFFVGYIALLLFLASPLRKFGRYTVPDFVSERFHSKRARVLGVIGVLFVSLFYMAPQMLGAGKVMGLLLNLEYETSIIIIACIITFYVTVGGMKATTVNQLVQFWVLFGAMFLLAFIPFMIKGYTYTDVVKFIGDFKGAQPVTGKEFDGAAYISPAYWLTNLKDTISLLLALMFGTAGLPHILVRFYTAPDGKAARRTVIYVLFLIGMFYIMSPYVGHVVRYVYLQGEALGVSPHLLGWLADNGKNLAVPVAGSYFGGQILLGIVVAGAFAAILSTVAGLIIACAGAIGHDLVVNVFNPDMPERSRVKVARIASVFVGLLGIPLGFWAESMQIAILVGLAFAIAASTFFPVLVMGVWWPKMTKNGACAGLITGIVGSFFMILAKDLLPFFLQFKNPGGFVMILTFIAIYAVSKMEYAAKGEDALPKDTAEVMAVLHGPEKA from the coding sequence ATGGAAGCCGGATATCAAATACCCGTCACCGCCCTGTTCCTGATCGGGTGCATGCTGGCCTTCACGGTCGTCACCACGTTCATGTTCCGCAGGCAGAAAACCTCTGCCGACTACTACCTGGCCGGACGCAAGGTCAATTCCTTCATCAACGCCTCGGCCATTTCCTCGGACTACCTTTCCGCCGCATCCTTCCTGGGTGTCGCCGGTGTCGCCTTCCTGTTCGGTTTCGACGGCATCATCTACGCACTGGGATTCTTCGTGGGCTACATCGCCCTGCTCCTCTTCCTGGCCAGCCCCCTGCGCAAATTCGGGCGCTATACCGTGCCCGACTTCGTCTCGGAGCGATTCCACTCGAAACGGGCCCGCGTGCTCGGCGTGATCGGCGTCCTGTTCGTCTCGCTCTTCTACATGGCCCCGCAGATGCTCGGCGCGGGCAAGGTCATGGGGCTGCTCCTGAACCTGGAGTACGAGACCTCCATCATCATCATCGCCTGCATCATCACCTTCTACGTCACCGTGGGCGGCATGAAGGCCACCACCGTCAACCAGCTGGTCCAGTTCTGGGTCCTGTTCGGCGCCATGTTCCTGCTGGCCTTCATCCCCTTCATGATCAAGGGATACACCTACACCGACGTGGTCAAGTTCATCGGTGACTTCAAGGGTGCGCAGCCGGTCACGGGCAAGGAATTCGACGGCGCGGCCTACATCTCGCCCGCCTACTGGCTGACCAACCTGAAGGACACCATTTCCCTGCTGCTGGCCCTCATGTTCGGCACCGCGGGCCTGCCCCACATCCTGGTGCGGTTCTACACCGCCCCGGACGGCAAGGCCGCCCGCCGGACCGTCATCTACGTGCTCTTCCTGATCGGCATGTTCTACATCATGAGCCCGTACGTGGGCCACGTTGTCCGCTACGTCTACCTCCAGGGCGAGGCCCTGGGCGTGTCCCCGCACCTCCTGGGCTGGCTGGCCGACAACGGCAAGAACCTGGCCGTGCCGGTCGCCGGTTCCTACTTCGGCGGCCAGATCCTGCTCGGCATCGTGGTGGCCGGGGCGTTCGCCGCCATCCTGTCCACGGTGGCCGGACTGATCATCGCCTGCGCCGGGGCCATCGGCCACGACCTCGTGGTCAACGTCTTCAACCCCGACATGCCTGAACGCTCCCGCGTCAAGGTCGCCCGCATCGCCTCGGTCTTCGTCGGCCTGCTCGGCATCCCGCTCGGCTTCTGGGCCGAATCCATGCAGATCGCCATCCTTGTCGGCCTGGCGTTCGCCATCGCGGCCTCCACCTTCTTCCCCGTGCTCGTCATGGGCGTGTGGTGGCCCAAGATGACCAAGAACGGCGCCTGCGCCGGCCTGATCACCGGCATCGTCGGCTCCTTCTTCATGATCCTGGCCAAGGACCTGCTGCCCTTCTTCCTGCAGTTCAAGAACCCCGGCGGGTTCGTCATGATCCTGACCTTCATCGCCATTTATGCGGTCTCGAAGATGGAATACGCAGCCAAGGGCGAAGACGCCCTGCCCAAGGACACGGCCGAAGTCATGGCCGTCCTGCACGGGCCTGAAAAGGCATAA